TTGCATACTAGATTGGAGGATACCCCGGGCACAAATTGCCCTTTAAGTAATGATATTCAAATTGATTAAATTGTTGCAAATTCAAACAAAAGGCTTCGTCGTAGTTTGCACATGTAGTCTGCAGTAATTCGCCGAAAAGAGCTGACAGTCGCAGATATCGCCTTCGCCTACGGCTTACTATTTGTTCACCTTCActttcaccttcacctttCAGAGATGGCGTATAAAGCACCACGTTCGCATCTTCGACCTCCAACAGCACAGCACACTTTGTGCAAACGACCTAACAATGCTTTTCAATGCACCGCAAGAATTCGGTCAGCCACTCCTTCTTGAGGACTACGTCAACATCCAACAGCCAGTTACCACCTCCTCTCTGTCGCTCTGCGCAGTCTGTCACATCACCGCCTCGTCCCAACGCTGCAGCAACTGCAAGAATATCCACTACTGCTCCTCGCAATGTCAAACATGCGACTGGCCACAACACAAGCTCTTGTGCAAGCAGTTCGTGTCCTCGCAAGACGCGCGTCCGTCTCTTTCACACCGCCGCGCTCTCTACCTGCCGGACAAATCCTCCAAGCTCTCCTTCACATGGCTGCAGTACGGCAACAATGGCTATCCACTCGACCGACAAAAGCTCTTCCCCGACACGCCTATCGCTGAGCTGAAAACTATCGCCTTTTACAGCCGTTTCTTGCCCTACTGGATCCAAATCTCATATGACAGCAACCCTCATGGCCGTTCCCTCAACAAGAACGAGTGCGCTGAGCGACTGCTCAATACAACATCCGGAGCTTCGAAGTGGAGTGGGCcgctggtggtgctggtgtaTAGTGCGGAGGAGGGTCTGGAGAAGCCAGCGCTGGATGTTGATACGAGCGTGTTGGGACCGTTGGTGAATTATCTGAGGTTGAGGTCTGAATACGAGGGGCCGGTGTTTGTAGAGCAGCCGCAGGAGCAATGGGAGGGGACAGAGTTATTGAGGATACTAGGCGAAGAGGGGGAACAGCGGTAGCCCTCGCGTCGCAGAAAAAGCTGGCTATAACCCAACAGTCCTAGATGATGCAGGAGGTATTCAATGCTGTTCTCCAAGTCACCTCTAACCCCGAAAGACATTTCAAGACGTCAGCAATCTCTATTGAAGCTGCAAAATGGAAACGATTACGCGGGAAGCTTCCATCAACACTACTTAAAGGGCTACCGCTGAGAAGATGAATGAATGGAACAAAAAAAGTTTGCTTCGCGGGAGATGGTCTGCTGGTAGATAGAGAGTGGCGCGTGGCTTGGAGAGGACGTGACCAATGTTGGCAGTACAAGGGATGGTTATTGACAATCCTGGGCTACTTGGTCATATAATCTGATGTTCTCTTCCAGAGAGAAGACCCACGGTTCTTGCCCCCTCGCATTATTGGACTTCGTACGTTCCCATCCTGTCAGTACATCGTCGCTAAGGTCCAGACCTTCTTTCTCAAGCCAGCGTCTGCGGAATTCGGCCATGACACTCGTCTTTTGCTGCATGCACTTCGACTTTGTGATGATTCGCGCCGCTCTGATGAGTTTTTCGGACGCGCCTCCAGGTGGTATCATGGATCTCGTCTTCTCTTTGAAGAGCATATACCAGTCCAGGAACAAATTCTCGTTGCCAAGCGAAAGATCCTTTTCTGCCGTCTCAAACGCGAATGGGAAGAATCCAGCTCTGTGGCAGTCAACGAGACCAACCAATTCGTAGTTGGTAGAACCGTCCTCCGCCATAATAGCTTGCACTGAAATGTTCCTTGGCTCAATGTCGTTGTGTGATAGTACAATGTTTCTGCCAAGGCTGTCGATATCTTCGTTGGTAAGAAGCACTTGCCCCAGCTCCGGTAATGATGAGTGAATGAGTAAGCCGCTTGCATTCTCGACAATATCAGAGGTAGGAGACCTCCTCAACTGATTCTTCTCGACGAGATGCGTGAGAAATTCTCGAATGTTTTTCGAATAACCGCTCCTTGGTCCTCCGATACATATCCCACCATCACTGTTTACGAACGGAGTGTCTGCTAAAAGCTCCTTAACGACAGGATCCGTGCTCTTTAGTGTGTGGACCTGCTTAGCCGCCATAACGATTGCATCCACTAGCGACTCTTTCTGCTCAGTCAACAGAGAGGGCCAGACCTTTTCCAAAGTCACAGTTCCTGTCAAATACCTGGCCACCGTGTATTCCACATCTCTTCCGTCAGAGGTCAAAGCCTTCTTGCAAGTGAAAGTTTCTGGCACAAGTCCTGGGAACTGATGATTGGCAGCTCTTCCAAGAGCCGTGACGACTTCGAGTACTGGCACGTCGTCGAAGATTTGCATGTAAACTATTAGATCCATGGGCCAATCTTTGCATGGCTGCGTGTCGAATTGTGCCCTGAACTTGCATGTATCGAATGTTTTGGCGAGGATGGTAACCGAGACTGGTTTGGCATGGGGGAAGACTGCCGAGAGAATGGCATTGTCAGGTTCGAGATCTTGACCCATTGTTCGTTTGTTCAAGCGATGAGGGATTTAGAGACATGCTGCAACTATATTCGATTTTTGAGTCAAGGCCGAAGAAGGACGAGGGATAGGGAACGAGATCAGACCACTTTCGCAAGCAGGCTTGCGCTATTGAAGTCCAGACCAACGCCTGATTGGACCAACATCCCTTCATAAGGAAACACCGGATGTGCCCGATCTGCCGTGTCAAGATCTGGAGTCACGGCATGGAGCCCCTGTAAAGATCCTCGGCTTTCGATCCCTGATCAactgttgttgatgttgcgCCAGCCCTCAATTCTAATCCCTAATCTCGTTCAGTACCTCGATAGCAGTTATACACCAATTAACAGCAATAGATGCTCAGCACTTTAGTCGCATTGTGACCGCTGATGGTGGTCAAACTCGCAAAGATCGCTGCGTTGTAAAGGTAGGTGGCGTTCTTAGAATAAGCAAACCCGAGCCAGCCTTGCTCCAATCCGAGGATCTCCCACAGATACGTTGGACCGTGCAGTCATCTCATTTCGAATCCTTTAGCAATAGCGCACTCTTGGCATCCTGGGTTGTCGTGCGCCTCACATTTACGAAGCTGATCCAAATTGAAATTAGGGCGCATGCAATAGACGGCCGCGACATGATGAGAGGAACTCACGGGATGAAGTGGACATTGTTTCAGCATGCCTGTGTAACGACAGCTTTCTGGCCTAGATCGAATATGTGCCGAATGGACGCGAACGCCGATCCTAGTCGCAACATGCACAATGACTCGGGACATCGCGATTGCCCGATCCTTGCTGACTCTGCCGTAAAGGCTAAGATCTATCACCAGCTCTGTAAAAGCGGCGGGCCTTGCTAAGGGCTATATTATCTGTTGATGTTGGTTATGGAGGGCCGAAAGAAGCAGTCATGGAACACTGTTTGATGCATGGGGGGTTCCCACTTTGACCGAAGTGACGGTTGGAAGGAATCTTTTGTTGTTTAGAGCTCAGCAAAAAGGCAGGGCGGGATGATATACCACATCCAGAGTACCAGAGCCAATAGAGATAGTTCTTTCTAGCACAGGTTCCCTATCTGGGCAGTCTTCTGCTCATTTTTCCTCTGTGCTTCAAGTTGATCGTCACTTCCTTGCTCGCTCCTGCTCTCATTCAGACCAGGGACCAACCCCCACGGGCCTTTCCTAATTGCGTCTCCTTTTTTCTTGATCAGAATTCCAATAATTATAGGCCCGATGATCGTACTCAGGATAATCGCCATATAGCGGTGATGAATCCATCAGATGAGACGTAGGAGGTGTTGCTGTAGCCGATCTCCACGATCAGCAACCCGATCTGTCCTCGCGCGACCATAGCCATCCGAGCAATAGGGCTGATGATAGCGAGCTCTCCAGAGCCGTCTTGCGAGAGTTCGAGTTTAGACATAAAGCTGTCTTTCCCAAAGGGTGGTTTTCTTCAGTAGTAGACTGTTGCTGAAGCTCCTCGTCCGCTCTCTTCGGGTCGTGCTCTGCAACCGACCAAATCGGTATTCACGTCCCTACTATGAACTTGCTCACCAGCATAAGCAGGGTGTACACAACGCCTTTCCAGATAGCTTCACCGGTTCAGAGATCTAGGAAAGGGATGGCAAAGCCAACGCTTGCGAAAAAGACTGGCTCGAGGACATATTTCTGGGGATCTAGATAGTAGTACTCGAATGTGTGCACAAAGGTTGGAGACTTATCTCTCTGACGTTCACCCTCTTATCTGCTCATCACAACGAATGGTCCTTCAGAATGCTTAGAGGGGATGTACGTCAGGAAGGCGCCAGCGAGGAAGGCTCCAAACAAGATCGAAGTGTCAGCATATGAAGCAATCGAGATGAATACCGACTACGATAGGCCCAATTATGCCAGCTCAAATTGCTTTCGATAACATATATTCCGCGAGCCCTAAGAATGTAACGAACGAGATGAGAATCAAAATACCAACAACTGGAGGTAGTGTTAGCTCGCCTGGGTTACTTCTGAAAATCTAAACAGACTCACTTGTAGGTTCATAATATTGGAGAAATGGCGATGTGGCGCCAGTCGAAGAGGCCATACTGCACGTGTAAATGGTATAATGTTCTGGCTCGTTGCTGCTTCTTACTGCTTGATAAGCTACTGGGCATGAATCCTTAATGTAGTCCTTGTATGGGCTTGTAGCATTAGTGTCAAATGAGGAGGAGAGAATGACCGCGCACGACAATATGAGCGTACTTGGCGTTTCTCGAGCATTCAGTGTTAACCACAACACCATGATATGATACCCTGTTATTCCTGCCATCTTCTAAGCCATTGATAACGAACGAATGAATCTTAGTCATCGTCGTCACATGTAGGGACTCTGAGAACTCCAACGCTACGAAATTGACAACTACAGGTGGCAGTTTCAATATGCGTTCAAGAAACACTTCACAAGTGTCTTGGCGCGAAGATCCTTAACCCGGACTTTGCGGGCGATAGGCTGTTTTGATGTCATTGTTCGAAGCGGTAGAGAGCTCTGGACCTTCAATCTTTCGGCATACGTTGGAGCTCCGGAGACGTGCCGCAGAGGCTCAATATTCTGGAAAGTCTTGGTCTACGCTCTCCTTCCAAGCTCTTAAACCTCCACGAATATCTCCGATGTACCTTTTGCCTTTGTAATCCAGTCCCAGCTCTTTCATTTTCTTTACAGTCATCTGTGAATCGTTTCCCATTCGGCACACAACAAAGATTGGCTTGTCAGGTTGCTGCCGGAGGTGTTGCACCCATTTTGGCTCTTCAAGCTCCATGGagttatagctgctactgctgGCGTTGATACGAGTCGCAGACACTGCCGAGAAAGGGATATTATAGCTTCCCTCGATATTGCAAAGCTCGAACTGGACCCTCTCTCTGGTGTCGATGAGGATATGACTGTCCTTGCTCGATACGGTACCCGTGAACGGATTAACTCCCGAGCGAAGCTTCGCGTAATTCTCGGCAGATATACGTTCCTGTGGGCTGAGTGCATCTACGGGGTTGATACTCCCGCAAAAGTGCACATAGTCCAGGCTTCCTGAGTTCAATGCTTCGGGTGTGACTGTGCATTGCGCTGAGCATGCTGCACACTTCGGTTTCCGTGTACGCAAACGTATGGACCGGAACATAGGATTGGAATAAGCGGAAAAAAGTAGCAGACTTGGTGGTTCTGCCTGCACTGACGTTGTTGTGGCAGACTTTTGAGTCAGAACCTTAATCGCCTCTAGAGCTTGGAGCACACCCATAACACCCACAACGGGTCCTAAGATACCTCCGTCGCCACACGAAGTAACGGATTCTGGAGGTGGCGGCTTAGGGAAAATGCATCGGTAGCAGGGGCCACCTCTCACATCACCCACTGGTAGAGGAGGGTTGTTGAGTACCATAAGTTGGCCGTCAGTACGCAGGGCTGATGCTGACACAAGGGTCTTGCCAAGCAGAACACAGGCGTCCGATATAAGATAGCGTGATGCTGGATTATCTGTGCAATCAAGCACTAGGTCATAgtctttaaaggctgccaGCACAATGTCTGAGGTAAGGCGATATGTGTACGGTATGAGCTTGACGTTCGGGTTCAGCCTGGGCGGATGTCAATGCCTGATTGATCGAACTCAGCGTATACGTACGAGTTCAGGGCGACCATGGCACTTTCGACCTTGGTCATGCCTACCCTTGCAGTAGAATGAAGTATTTGGCGATGGAGGTTGGATTCCTCGACGACATCTCCGTCTATAAGTCCCAGGCTGCCAACTCCTGCTCCTGCAAGATAAGCCGCAGCTGGACATCCCAGACCACCTACACCTACGATAAGCACTTTAGCTTCCCTTAAGTTGAGTTGCCCTACAATTCACTGCATCAGCTTTGACGGCCTTGTGTACAAGTCTTGGACTTTTGCTAACTTACCTTGCAATCCAATCTCAGGCATGATCAGCTGTCTTCCATACCTTTTGTATTCGGTTGGCTCGAGAGGCCATCTTGTTCTTTCTACCGTGCCGTCGTTCACTACTGGACGCTGTTGGTCTAATATGGCAAAAATTTCTGAGCAGAAGTCATCTGGGACCCCAAGATTCATGTCATGGTCGAGAGGGTCATCAGACAACTTCGGTGTCTGCCGCAAACCCCTCTCATGTTGCTGCTGGTTGTTTTCTGCTTCTGCTAATTGTTGTCGTAGATCTCGCAATGCGGCTTCATGGAATGCTATCTGATGCCGTAATGAATCCACGATCTGAGCCATTGTACGTTTCGTGGGTGCGCTGAGGTTGTAGATGGTATTGGTGAGGGGCACAGAGCACTATCGATAGCAATGACGCTAGAATGACTCGCTTCCCCTTAAAGATCTTTTTCGATGCTCAACCTAACTCCCCTTCGAACACACAGATACGCAAGTGCATGCAATACCGTTGCGTGAACATTGTGATCATTGACCAAAGACTCCTGGAGCTGGAAGATAGCTGCCAAAGCTCCGGCCGTCGACCACCTGTCGCATAATTTGATGAGGGAGTCACGCATCATTCAGTATGGGAACGCCCGTACAGTTTCCCAGACCACACAGTCGTGGTGAGGCGCTCGAGGTTGCTGTTGGCTGCTATAGCTGCGTTCAAGTTGTATGGAAGATGGCCAATGTTTTGCTTAAGAAACAAATGTAGTTTGAGCATCCGCCAGGTCCAGCACTGGACTCATATGCAAGTCATCGTGCTCCGCGTGACAGAGCGTAGTCACCGTTGTTACTCGAATTGGGCTGCCTTCGACCGCCATAGTAAGCACTTGGGCGAAACCGTCCCTTTTCGATACGGTAGTCACACCTTTGTTTGAGATGCGCCAATGTGCTGATATCTGATCTGACAATGAAGTGTAGTCAACTAATCCGCCGTGTCCACTACAAACGAGTAGGTACGGAGACATGGCATCGGGGACACGGCTTGGCGAACCCCTGCGTTGGGTCTGGATGCCCCGTGAAAGCTGCAAGTCAGATACATTCGGAGAAGCCGGGTCGAATTCTTCGTTAATCGGCCAACTGAATTTCTACATAGTCGCGAGTTCGCACAGCCTGGTTGCGTTTGGCGATTTTTGTCCTGGTGATCCAGCCACAGAACGTGCTCACGGAACACTGGGTATGGCTCCCCGCACATGTCCGAAGGCATCGATTTCCTCGTTTCGATATTTTTGCTGAATGGTGCACTTGGCTACCAGATATTGTGCCCAGCTGAATGTCTCTAGAGGCAAACAGTCGAACCGAAATCTGACGAAAAAGGGACAGCGTAGTGCACTCGTATTTAGAACAGTTACACGTAAGATTCCGAGGGGTTGGGACCATCTGCCCGAGCTTGTGCGGGGGATTGACAGACCGTGTGGGTCTTGGAGAACTCATGTCTGCGATACGAAGATCCAATCGCTGATACTGATTCAGTGTGAGACGACCTGCACTGGACTTCGACGTTCATGCCTTGGCCTGCAAGTCTTCGATTCGGTAGACCGTACGTAGCGGAACACCCCGCTCAGTGCATGCTTTGTCCAGATTCCAAGCTTTGGTGTGGTCAAAGTCCAGCAGTGTAAAACTCTCTAATCCCGATCAGCCGAATAAAAGCTCTACGTAACGGTGAGTGCGCAGGAGGTTGTTTTGCTGGCGCGAGCGTGGAAAGGACAGTGGAGGGAGCTGACACCTTGCCACAGGCTCAAGTGGGGTCTGGACGCTTCCTACCGTCTGAACTGCCGCTCTTGGGACGCGCTCGCGTCTATGCTAGTAATATGTGGCTAAGGGGCTCAAGGCAGGGTAGGATCAAATTATACCTTACACTTGTCGCAATCAGGTGGCAGGCGTACATAACACTTGATACCCCGCCGCCTCCTGCAACCAGACTCATTCGCCCCTCCATAAACCTGCCCCTCTTGGACACGACCTGCATCGACTACACCACGTTCCTTTCACAAATACGCGATGATGGTTTGCGCGACCTGCAAAGGCTTGCAAAAGCATCTCAAAACGCTTGATGGCGCGGGAGAGACAGAGACAGGCGCGTCGCAGTTGGTCGACACTTCACTGCCAAACCTACGTGCAAGTGCCGCCAGCTGTCGCGCGTGTGCCCTGCTCCTACAGGGTATCCTTCTGCATCACGACCGGTTCAAGGACGTGAAAGAGAACGTCATACGAATCACAGCGGAAGCGTTCAGATCAGTTCAAGGGCGCAGCTCCCAAGATCACCTGTCAGTCGAGGCTCGGTGGAACGAGCAACCAGATGATGATGACGACCACGAAGATGACGACGACAGCCATGCAGGCTGGCCAAATCTAAAGCTTGAATTTTTTACAGATGGAGGTAGGTTCCCGCTCCGACCAACATTCAGGCCTTTGCGTGTGCGTGCGCGTTGCTGATTGAGTTATCGCCGGCTTGTCCGAGGGCATGCCGATCTTTCGTACATCAGGCTTAGTAAGAACGCATGTGGCTGACGATGGCAGATGGGCAGTCATCATTCTCAGCCATTGGACGAGGACGACAGATCTTGAGCCAACCTTTGCAGGACGCAGGCCTCTCGACGGTGCGAGACCTGCTCAAGACGTGCCTGTCGAGTCACTCGAAATGTCGACAATCCAGGCCAACCACGCTTCCAAGAAGAGTCTTGGACGTGTCAGGAAACGATTCGAAAAGCGTACGCCTACATGAAGCCGACTTTAACAGGGAAGAGCGTAGATTCGAGTATGGCGAATACACTGCGTTGAGTCATGTATGGGGCGTTGGAAAGGGCCTGCCAAAGACGACGACAAAAACGATACAATCGTACAAGAAGGGCATTCCATGGACAAGTTTGCCAAGAGCTATGCAAGAGGCAGTGGTGCTCACGCGGGCATTGGGAATTCGCTGGCTCTGGGTTGATGCTCTCTGTCTCATTCAAGACGATGCTACCGCCAAACTTGAGGAATCGATGGCCATGGACGAGATATTTGGGAACGCTTTCTTGACTATTGCTGCGACATCAGCGACAGACAGCAGCAGCCAACCACTGTTCCCTGCTCAAGTGCAACCTTTCAAGATCCAAGCTACTGATAACCAAGGTTCTGCTTTCAAGATTTACGTTAGGGAGCAGCCGAGCCATTACAGCTTCAAGGCATCGTTCGATGAAGGTGCCCATATGAATGACTGGGAACTACCGTTCAACATCTCTGAAGACGCCAACGAAGACACACCGTTGCTGAAACGAGCTTGGACATTTACTGAGCGCCTGCTTTCGCCACGCATTCTGCACTTTACGAAAAGCGAGATGATACTCGAATGCCGGGAAGGATACCAGTGCGAGTGCGGAAGAATCGCCGATTTGGCTTTCGACTCACGTGCTACCGACTCGATCATGCAGGAATTCGGACGCGTGATTTCCGAAATTAACAGACGCCCCTCGTTTGACGGGAGCATACAGGATCAGATGAACGACATCGATAGCGTAACTTCTCAGTTTGCCTCTACCACTCTGACCAATGGGTCCAAGAATATTTCTCAGAAACGAGAAGAGGCCCTCCAGCTCTGGAGCTACATCATCACTGAGTTCACGGCCCGAAGCATCACCTACGATTCGGATAGACTACTGGCCATAGCGAATATTGCAAAGCAACTGTCACCTGCTCTCCACTCTGGTTACATAGCAGGCCAATGGACATTTAGCACAATGGGATTGCTCTGGTATCCCAATGACAGCACTAGATGTCGGCGATCGAAGTCTCTCACTGGCCACACTGTACCAAGTTGGTCTTGGGCATCTGTTGAAGGTTCGCCTATTTTCTTCGACACTGCATCGGCGATGGACTTGGCATGCAGAGTATCTTTTGCTTCATCACAGGGAGATGTCGCAAGCTGGTCGCCCCTATCTGGAGGTACCATTGAACTGTCCGCAGCCATGGTAACGGAGGTATTGTTCAAGTCTATGGGATCGGCCGATGAACCCCCCTCGTATCTGCTCTCTAAGAACGGTATTGTAGTCGACTTCACGCCAGATATCGTCCCACCGCGAGGCCAAGACTCTCTGCGCAGCGGCGAAAAACTCGTCTGCGTGCTGGTGAGCATGACTTACCGATCATCGATCATTGGCCTAGTCTTGCAACGGTCTACCAACAGCGACATATACCGCCGCATCGGTCGACTCGAATGCTATGAGTGCTCACCAGAAGATAGCGACGAGGAGATGAGTGAAGACGCGGAAGCGCTTTTCGAGCACTGGTTTCCTGACATTCAGGACATGTCGCAACTCGACAACTATCCTTTACAGCGCTTCACTATCGTTTAAACACCTTCCATTCTGGTATTTTTGATCTTGGAAAAGCATAGACGCCGCAGAGCGGCCAGCATTCGCTTGTTACGACTTTTGATACCCTTGAACGCCAGCGTGCGTTTTGTTTTATTCTTCTTGTTGGCAGACATTTGTGGAATTCAACGATAGCAAAGTTGTCATTGGTTCCTGGGGACATAACGCATGACGAGTATTTGTATCTTAGACACGAGCCAAGACCCCCAATTCATACCCTACTCTGCTCAGCCAAGTACACCGTTGCGCACGGCAGATCTAGTGCATATTCTTCAACCAGACTTAAGGACACCAGAGCATGCTAACCTTGCAATAGCTTCAGACTAGTAGACTGTGCGGAGAGAGGTCCGGATTATTGATGTGTTCCATACTGTCAGCGTGTATACTAGTGTACACTAAAACCATAGTCAAGAGCTGAAAGATTACACTGTTTGCATTGCTAACGTAAGACGCTGCCCCCCGTCACTCTGTAAATACCCGACCTCAGTACAAGCCGAACTTAGCAAGTGTCAAACATCGCGCGACGGCTTTCTAGTAACGTGCTAAATGGAGTCTATATTCCAACACCGACTCAATATTTCTTTCACGATGACCGGATACTGAATAAATCGCCCGTAACGCATGCATGGGTCACATTTTGGTGGACTGCACCAAATGACGATCAGATCAGCTAGCTGCATTCCTTGATGACTGTCCCACGGTTCGGCCAACTCGTTGACGAGGTCTCTTGAGCGCAAGCAAAACATGGCACCAAGACAGAGCTTCGGGCAGCGCGATTCGTGCTCCACGCATCCGATAAAAGGTACCCGTAAATGGAGACTTCCTGCACCCCTCCGTAGAGAAGTTATAGTGTTCAAGTCTCAATCAAGGATCAACAGTCCTGAGCGTTGCTAGCAGCCGAGAGTTGATGTAGTCATGTACACATCATCGGCTTAATGCTGCGGACGAGAAGAAGACAAGGTTGCGTTTCAACTTCCAAATTAGTCCTCCATCGAATCGAGCGCGTAGGCAATGGAGTATTCGGGTCACGTCTGACGAAATGGTGTTCATGGTCTCGAGCGCACGTACCACTAGGTGCTCCAGGCTCCACTCCGAATCTTTTGCGGAGCGCGACATCATCGCTCAGAAGGGTTGCGACCgcatcaacaacaccaacatccTCACGCAACCCGCTTCACCTGCGCCGAAACAACTCTTAATTATCTACATTTACCCCCAAATACTCCAAGTCAATTCAAAACAAGATGTCTTTCCTCTTCGGTGGTCGTCCTCAGCTCTCTTCTGAGCAGAAGATCGCAGCAGCAGAGACCGAGATCGATATGGTTTCCGACATGTACAGTCGGTACGCTGCTCCACCCCCCTTTCCCGGCTCTCCAAAATCTTTCTATCTGCCACACGATACCTCCAATGTTGACTACCGTCAGCCCCGTTCCCGACCATTCGCCTCACCACCTCAAGTACTTATGCTAATGCCGCGTGTGTGTACAGCCTCCTCAAGTCTTGCTCGGCGAAGTGCATTGACACATCTTACCGCGAGGCCGATCTCAACAAGGGCGAGTCCGTCTGCCTCGACCGCTGTGTGTCCAAGTTCTTCGAAGTCAATGTCAAGGTCAGCGAGAAGATGCAGGGCGAGGCGCAGGGCAAGCAGGGTGGTGGCCAGGGCATGTTCGGTGGAGGCATGTAAGAAGAGAGACTAAAAAAGAAACGAAGGGATGCGCGGAGACTAAGGAGAAAATACAAGGCGAGAGCTGCATCCAAAGAAGGCGAGGAAGACGAACACTCCCCTTACGATTTGGCGCATTGTGTTACGAAATCGATCACGATTTGTGTGTGGGCTTGTACAATATGTATATGATACGGGTCATGGGCTGGATAGCATGAATGGCAGCACTTCGCATGGCTTATATATGCTACACTCCATCAGAACATGATGGAAATTGCAGGGATACAAAACAGTGCTTTTGGTTTGCAACTTCAGAATACACTAAGGCCTAGGTTCTGATCAATCTCGGAGTTGTGTTGCAGTTCGGCGAAGCCAA
This genomic interval from Ascochyta rabiei chromosome 5, complete sequence contains the following:
- a CDS encoding protein transporter tim10, variant 2, whose amino-acid sequence is MSFLFGGRPQLSSEQKIAAAETEIDMVSDMYSRYAAPPPFPGSPKSFYLPHDTSNVDYRQPRSRPFASPPQVLMLMPRVCTASSSLARRSALTHLTARPISTRASPSASTAVCPSSSKSMSRSARRCRARRRASRVVARACSVEACKKRD
- a CDS encoding protein transporter tim10 — encoded protein: MSFLFGGRPQLSSEQKIAAAETEIDMVSDMYSRLLKSCSAKCIDTSYREADLNKGESVCLDRCVSKFFEVNVKVSEKMQGEAQGKQGGGQGMFGGGM